In Janthinobacterium sp. J1-1, a single genomic region encodes these proteins:
- a CDS encoding RluA family pseudouridine synthase, whose amino-acid sequence MTASPLPMRDGVAASYLWLPQGQWPDMLAFLVERYPQVGAAQWQERMARGEVVNGDGESLSPASPFRRGMRIFYYRELERETPIPFQEQILFEDEHLVVVDKPHFLPMTPGGRFVHETLLTRLKKKLDNPELTPIHRLDRETAGVVIFSRRQASRGAYQTLFQRREIHKVYEALAPRLHGRDFPFTYRSRMVDGDKFFIMREEAGEPNSETIIDIIEERGEFNLYRLQPHTGRKHQLRVHLAALGIPIVNDAFYPVALPCKEDDMSQPLQLLARAIGFTDPLTGQMRRFESRRSL is encoded by the coding sequence ATGACGGCCTCTCCACTGCCCATGCGCGACGGCGTGGCGGCCAGTTACCTGTGGCTGCCGCAAGGGCAGTGGCCCGACATGCTGGCGTTTCTCGTCGAGCGCTACCCGCAGGTCGGCGCCGCGCAGTGGCAGGAGCGCATGGCGCGCGGCGAAGTGGTCAATGGCGATGGTGAGTCACTGTCGCCAGCGAGTCCGTTCCGGCGCGGCATGCGCATTTTTTACTACCGCGAACTGGAACGCGAGACGCCGATCCCGTTCCAGGAACAGATATTGTTCGAAGACGAGCACTTGGTGGTGGTCGACAAGCCGCATTTTTTGCCGATGACCCCCGGCGGGCGCTTCGTGCACGAGACGTTATTGACGCGGCTGAAGAAAAAGCTGGACAATCCCGAGCTGACGCCGATCCACCGCCTGGACCGCGAGACGGCCGGCGTGGTGATTTTTTCACGCCGACAGGCCAGCCGCGGCGCCTACCAGACCCTGTTCCAGCGCCGTGAAATCCATAAAGTCTATGAAGCGCTGGCGCCGCGCCTGCACGGCCGCGATTTTCCGTTTACCTACCGCAGCCGCATGGTTGACGGCGACAAGTTTTTCATCATGCGCGAGGAAGCGGGTGAGCCGAACTCGGAAACCATCATCGACATCATCGAAGAGCGTGGCGAGTTCAATCTCTACCGCTTGCAGCCGCATACGGGCCGCAAGCACCAGCTGCGCGTGCACCTGGCCGCGCTGGGCATCCCCATCGTCAACGACGCGTTTTATCCGGTGGCGCTGCCGTGCAAGGAAGACGACATGTCGCAGCCCTTGCAGCTGCTGGCGCGTGCCATCGGTTTTACCGATCCCTTGACGGGCCAGATGCGCCGCTTCGAGAGCCGGCGCAGTTTGTGA
- a CDS encoding exodeoxyribonuclease III: MPKIISANLNGIRSAAKKGFFNWMGTQTADFICVQELKAQLPDMTPEFLNPHGYHGHFHYAEKKGYSGTGVYSKVEPDAVHIGFGCPEFDAEGRYVRCDFGSLSVISVYCPSGSSGPERQEAKFRFMEVFLPHLLQLKALGREVVICGDWNIAHHEIDLKNWKGNKKNSGFLPEERAWLTRVFDEVGFVDVHRGLDKREDQYTWWSNRGQAYAKNVGWRIDYHVATPGIAAQAHTVSVYKDEKFSDHAPLIIDYTVRT; the protein is encoded by the coding sequence ATGCCAAAAATTATCTCCGCCAACCTGAACGGCATCCGTTCCGCCGCCAAAAAAGGCTTTTTCAACTGGATGGGCACGCAAACGGCCGACTTCATCTGCGTGCAGGAACTGAAGGCGCAACTGCCCGACATGACGCCGGAATTCCTCAATCCGCACGGCTATCATGGCCATTTTCACTATGCCGAAAAGAAGGGATATTCCGGCACCGGTGTCTACAGCAAGGTGGAGCCGGACGCCGTGCACATCGGCTTCGGCTGCCCTGAATTCGACGCCGAAGGCCGCTACGTGCGCTGCGACTTCGGCAGTCTGTCGGTGATTTCCGTCTACTGCCCGTCCGGCTCGTCCGGCCCCGAGCGCCAGGAAGCCAAGTTCCGCTTCATGGAAGTGTTCCTGCCCCATCTGCTGCAGCTCAAGGCGCTGGGCCGCGAAGTGGTCATCTGCGGCGACTGGAATATCGCCCACCACGAGATCGACCTGAAAAACTGGAAGGGCAACAAGAAGAATTCGGGCTTCCTGCCGGAAGAGCGCGCATGGCTGACGCGCGTGTTCGATGAAGTGGGCTTTGTCGACGTGCACCGCGGCCTGGACAAGCGTGAAGACCAATATACGTGGTGGAGCAACCGTGGCCAGGCCTACGCCAAAAACGTCGGCTGGCGCATCGATTATCACGTCGCCACGCCCGGCATCGCGGCCCAGGCGCATACGGTCAGCGTGTACAAGGACGAGAAGTTTTCGGACCATGCACCGTTGATTATCGATTACACGGTCCGGACGTAA
- the pyrE gene encoding orotate phosphoribosyltransferase: MNNLRQQFIAFSVSKGVLRFGEFTTKAGRQSPYFFNAGLFHDGATLAELAQFYAQTLLDSGVEFDMLFGPAYKGITLASATAVALAGKGRNTSFAFNRKEAKDHGEGGTIVGAKLQGKVVIIDDVISAGTSVRESVDMIRAAGAEPCAVLIALDRMERSGPDGQLSPSSAVQEVSKQYGIPVISIGNLDDLFGYLNGAGADPELLKHKEAVSAYRTRYGI; encoded by the coding sequence GTGAATAATTTACGCCAGCAGTTTATCGCGTTTTCGGTATCCAAGGGAGTCTTGCGGTTCGGCGAGTTCACCACCAAGGCCGGCCGCCAGTCGCCGTACTTCTTCAATGCGGGCCTGTTCCATGACGGCGCCACCCTGGCCGAACTGGCCCAGTTCTACGCGCAGACCCTGCTCGATTCGGGCGTTGAATTCGACATGCTGTTCGGTCCCGCCTACAAGGGCATCACCCTGGCTTCGGCCACCGCCGTGGCGCTGGCCGGCAAGGGCCGCAACACCTCGTTCGCCTTCAACCGCAAGGAAGCCAAGGACCATGGCGAAGGCGGCACGATCGTCGGCGCCAAGCTTCAAGGCAAAGTCGTCATTATTGACGACGTGATCTCGGCCGGCACCTCGGTGCGCGAATCGGTGGACATGATACGCGCCGCCGGCGCCGAACCGTGCGCCGTGCTGATCGCACTGGACCGCATGGAACGCTCGGGCCCGGACGGCCAGCTGTCGCCCAGCTCGGCGGTGCAGGAAGTGTCGAAACAGTATGGCATTCCCGTTATCTCGATCGGCAACCTGGACGACCTGTTCGGCTACCTGAACGGCGCGGGCGCCGACCCGGAACTGCTGAAGCACAAGGAAGCAGTTTCCGCGTATCGCACGCGCTACGGCATCTGA
- a CDS encoding phosphotyrosine protein phosphatase, giving the protein MNVLFVCSRNQWRSPTAERVWRRHPALSVRSGGTSSNARHPVSEQDVAWCEIIFVMEEKHQSRLRAQFGRLLEGKTIHVLDIPDDYRFMQPELVEQLESSVASILGLD; this is encoded by the coding sequence TTGAACGTCCTGTTTGTCTGCAGCCGCAACCAGTGGCGCAGCCCGACGGCGGAGCGGGTATGGCGCCGCCATCCCGCGCTGTCGGTGCGCTCGGGCGGCACCAGTTCGAATGCGCGCCATCCCGTCAGCGAGCAGGATGTGGCCTGGTGCGAGATCATCTTCGTGATGGAAGAAAAGCACCAGTCGCGCCTGCGCGCGCAGTTCGGCCGGCTGCTCGAGGGCAAAACCATCCACGTGCTCGATATTCCCGACGACTATCGGTTCATGCAGCCGGAACTGGTCGAGCAGCTCGAATCGTCGGTCGCGTCCATCCTTGGCCTGGATTGA
- a CDS encoding sulfite exporter TauE/SafE family protein, with protein MQTSFLLAVGASFILAGFVKGVVGLGLPTVAMGLLSLAMPPVQAAALLIVPSMVTNLWQLAAGPGVMLLLRRLWPLLAWTMAGTLLGGALLPTDGGTWAVVALGVALMAYALAGLCSLRLTIQPRHEGWLAPLIGALTGLVTAATGVFVIPAVPYLQGLGLKRDELVQALGMAFTASTVALAASLALHGDFHMGDAQASAYALLPALGGMLAGQWLRGRIAPELFKKCFFTGLFVLGLHSALKPWLG; from the coding sequence ATGCAGACTTCCTTTTTACTGGCCGTCGGCGCCAGCTTTATCCTCGCTGGCTTCGTCAAGGGCGTAGTGGGCCTGGGCTTGCCGACCGTGGCCATGGGCCTGCTCAGCCTGGCCATGCCACCGGTGCAGGCCGCGGCCCTGCTGATCGTGCCGTCGATGGTGACCAATCTGTGGCAGCTGGCGGCCGGCCCTGGCGTAATGCTGCTGCTGCGCCGGCTATGGCCGCTGCTGGCCTGGACCATGGCCGGCACGCTGCTGGGCGGCGCGCTGCTGCCGACGGATGGCGGTACGTGGGCAGTGGTGGCGCTGGGCGTGGCATTGATGGCGTATGCGCTGGCGGGACTATGTTCGCTGCGGCTGACGATACAGCCGCGCCATGAAGGCTGGCTGGCGCCCTTGATCGGCGCGCTGACCGGGCTGGTGACGGCGGCCACCGGCGTATTTGTGATTCCCGCCGTGCCGTATCTGCAGGGATTGGGACTCAAGCGCGATGAACTGGTGCAGGCGCTGGGCATGGCGTTTACCGCGTCGACCGTGGCGCTGGCCGCCAGCCTGGCACTGCACGGCGATTTTCATATGGGCGACGCCCAGGCTTCCGCTTATGCGCTGCTGCCCGCGCTGGGCGGCATGCTGGCCGGCCAGTGGCTGCGCGGACGCATCGCGCCGGAGCTGTTCAAAAAGTGCTTTTTTACCGGCCTGTTCGTACTGGGCCTGCATTCGGCGCTCAAACCCTGGCTGGGTTAA
- a CDS encoding LysR substrate-binding domain-containing protein — MRFDLVDLQLFVHVVEEGSLTAGAARSHLALASASARVRGMEDALGMALLLRGRRGVAATPAGQTLLHHARLVLQQMDKLRGDLGEFAHGLKGQLRLLCNTSALSEFLPEALGTFLDRHPNLTIDLEERLSYDIVKGVSEGLADMGIVSDSVDLRGLQTFLFRPDRLVAIAAADGMHQRAIGNADAVDFASLLGHDFIGLADDSALQQYLGLHAARLGRPLKMRVRLRSFDAVCRMVASGVGVAVVPQAAARRCQQTMALRCMSLLDPWSVRNLTICVRQFSELPLYARQLIEHLKF, encoded by the coding sequence ATGCGTTTTGACCTGGTTGATTTGCAGCTGTTCGTCCACGTGGTGGAAGAGGGCAGCCTGACGGCGGGCGCCGCGCGCAGCCATCTGGCGCTGGCGTCGGCCAGCGCCCGCGTGCGCGGCATGGAAGACGCGCTGGGCATGGCGCTGCTGCTGCGCGGACGGCGCGGCGTGGCGGCGACGCCGGCCGGGCAGACCCTGCTGCACCATGCGCGGCTGGTGTTGCAGCAGATGGACAAGCTGCGCGGCGACCTCGGTGAATTTGCGCACGGCCTGAAAGGGCAGCTGCGTTTGCTGTGCAATACCTCGGCGCTCAGCGAATTCCTGCCCGAAGCGCTGGGTACTTTCCTGGACCGTCATCCGAATCTGACCATCGACCTGGAAGAGCGCCTCAGCTACGATATCGTCAAGGGAGTCTCGGAGGGGCTGGCCGACATGGGCATCGTCTCCGATTCGGTCGACCTGCGCGGCTTGCAGACGTTTTTGTTCCGGCCCGACCGGCTGGTGGCGATTGCGGCGGCGGACGGCATGCATCAGCGCGCCATCGGCAACGCGGACGCCGTCGATTTTGCCAGCCTGCTCGGCCATGACTTTATCGGCCTGGCCGACGACAGCGCGCTGCAGCAGTACCTGGGCCTGCATGCGGCGCGCCTGGGACGGCCATTGAAAATGCGCGTGCGCCTGCGCAGTTTCGACGCCGTCTGCCGCATGGTGGCCAGCGGCGTGGGTGTCGCTGTGGTGCCGCAGGCGGCCGCGCGCCGCTGCCAGCAGACGATGGCGCTGCGCTGCATGTCCTTGCTTGACCCCTGGTCGGTGCGCAACCTGACCATCTGCGTGCGCCAGTTCAGCGAACTGCCGCTGTACGCGCGCCAGCTGATCGAGCATCTGAAGTTCTAA
- a CDS encoding YqaE/Pmp3 family membrane protein produces the protein MRLLIALILPWLTFFTIGRPIAGIICLILQITLIGWLPAAIWAVYALSQFKTDQKIADATRRY, from the coding sequence ATGCGCTTATTGATTGCCCTGATTCTTCCATGGCTGACCTTTTTCACCATCGGCCGCCCTATCGCCGGCATCATCTGCCTGATCCTGCAGATCACCCTGATCGGCTGGCTGCCGGCCGCCATCTGGGCCGTGTATGCACTGAGCCAGTTCAAGACCGACCAGAAGATCGCCGACGCCACGCGCCGGTATTAA
- a CDS encoding carboxypeptidase regulatory-like domain-containing protein, with product MQSHRFALGATAVLNAIVLSAVMLQVPAHAQAEGALPAVQKSGAVEYLTGGIGLDESTAIKSASGQWPLSLVFSVQADGRAQFASDVKLQIHDAKGALALDVTATGPYLLARLAPGSYRLRATLAGKTLERKVQVKAGSSAKVELVWPAGTNQNAS from the coding sequence ATGCAAAGCCATCGATTCGCCCTAGGCGCGACCGCTGTACTGAATGCGATCGTGTTGTCTGCCGTGATGCTGCAGGTGCCGGCCCATGCGCAAGCTGAAGGCGCGCTGCCGGCGGTGCAGAAAAGCGGCGCGGTGGAATACCTGACGGGTGGCATTGGCCTCGATGAATCGACGGCCATCAAGAGCGCCAGCGGCCAGTGGCCATTGAGCCTGGTGTTTTCCGTGCAGGCCGATGGGCGCGCCCAGTTTGCCTCGGACGTGAAGCTGCAAATCCACGACGCGAAAGGCGCGCTGGCGCTGGACGTCACCGCCACCGGCCCGTATCTGCTGGCGCGGCTGGCGCCCGGCAGCTACCGCCTGCGCGCCACGCTGGCGGGCAAGACGCTGGAGCGCAAGGTGCAGGTCAAGGCCGGCAGTTCGGCGAAAGTGGAACTGGTCTGGCCGGCCGGCACCAACCAGAACGCTTCCTGA
- a CDS encoding oxidoreductase: MNKIKTGLVGYGFAGSTFHAPVLSTIDALELAAVASSKPDLVHKDWPHATVYADPAQLFADASIELVVIAAPNEAHFGLAQAALQAGKHVVVDKPFTITSAQAQTLIALAKERKLVLSVYHNRRWDGDFLTLQSLLAQGTLGRVTSFESHFDRFRPEIRQRWRESAAPGGGLLYDLGPHMLDQAVQLFGTPEKIYADIVLQRDGAEAVDYMHIVLYYDRLRVVLQAGCLVKAPTARFAVHGDQGSFVKFGLDPQEDALRAGGRPGQPGWGQDGVRGALHLGTQPDGQFDHLDLQPGRYQDFYQDMADAIREGKPAPVAAEDALLTIRLIELALQSSSEGRVLNVSAAA, from the coding sequence ATGAACAAAATCAAAACCGGCCTGGTCGGCTACGGCTTTGCCGGCTCCACCTTCCACGCTCCCGTCCTGTCCACCATCGATGCCCTGGAACTGGCTGCCGTCGCTTCCAGCAAGCCCGACCTCGTGCACAAGGACTGGCCGCACGCCACCGTGTATGCCGATCCGGCCCAGCTGTTTGCCGATGCCTCGATCGAACTGGTCGTCATCGCCGCGCCCAACGAAGCGCATTTCGGCCTGGCGCAGGCGGCGCTACAGGCAGGCAAGCATGTGGTGGTCGACAAGCCGTTCACGATTACCAGCGCCCAGGCGCAGACGCTGATCGCCCTGGCCAAAGAACGCAAGCTGGTGCTCAGCGTGTACCACAACCGCCGCTGGGATGGCGATTTCCTCACCTTGCAATCGCTGCTGGCGCAGGGCACCCTGGGCCGCGTCACCAGTTTTGAGTCGCATTTCGACCGCTTCCGGCCCGAGATCCGCCAGCGCTGGCGCGAGTCCGCCGCACCCGGTGGCGGCCTGCTGTACGACCTGGGGCCGCATATGCTGGACCAGGCGGTGCAGCTGTTTGGCACACCCGAAAAAATTTACGCCGATATCGTGCTGCAGCGCGACGGCGCCGAAGCGGTCGACTACATGCATATCGTGTTGTATTACGACCGCTTGCGCGTGGTGCTGCAGGCAGGCTGCCTGGTCAAGGCGCCGACGGCGCGTTTTGCCGTGCATGGCGACCAGGGCAGCTTCGTGAAATTCGGCCTCGATCCGCAGGAAGACGCGTTAAGGGCGGGCGGCAGGCCAGGCCAGCCGGGCTGGGGCCAGGATGGCGTGCGCGGCGCGCTGCACCTGGGCACGCAGCCCGATGGCCAGTTCGACCATCTGGACCTGCAGCCGGGCCGCTACCAGGATTTTTACCAGGACATGGCCGACGCCATCCGCGAAGGCAAACCGGCGCCGGTGGCGGCCGAGGATGCACTGCTGACCATCAGGCTGATCGAACTGGCGCTGCAAAGCTCAAGCGAAGGCCGCGTGCTGAACGTGTCCGCTGCGGCGTAA
- a CDS encoding PAAR domain-containing protein codes for MARPLIVLGDKTDHGGTVISADMTVDINGKYVARMGDMTVCPKCKGTFPINSAADDLVDGSGKGYARHLDTTACGARLISGQITTIWLDQSSLGDPADVDANEMTEAAGKIAANTDSGICLECLVSAAAAGATTFIRE; via the coding sequence ATGGCCCGTCCGCTCATCGTACTTGGCGACAAGACCGATCATGGTGGCACCGTGATCAGTGCCGACATGACAGTCGATATCAACGGCAAGTATGTGGCCAGGATGGGCGACATGACCGTATGCCCCAAATGCAAGGGGACATTCCCGATCAACTCTGCCGCCGACGACCTGGTCGACGGATCAGGCAAGGGTTATGCCCGGCACCTGGACACGACCGCCTGCGGCGCCAGGCTTATATCCGGACAGATCACGACGATCTGGTTGGACCAGTCCAGCCTTGGCGACCCGGCTGATGTCGATGCGAACGAGATGACGGAAGCTGCCGGCAAGATTGCCGCAAATACCGACTCCGGCATTTGCCTCGAATGCTTGGTGTCTGCGGCGGCCGCTGGCGCGACCACCTTTATCCGGGAGTAA
- a CDS encoding DUF4123 domain-containing protein, giving the protein MIDVLERLNQLQQHHSALCLYALVDGVQYETHRQTRMTEDATRYPLFTGTADAALAHAGPWLVDLARSVPSFLEELAALEQESPSVTWLFTVQDLGGPPRVIIRPGSVVSLGVCRQGF; this is encoded by the coding sequence TTGATCGACGTCCTGGAACGCCTGAACCAGCTTCAGCAACATCATTCGGCGCTGTGCTTGTACGCACTGGTCGACGGTGTTCAATATGAGACACACCGCCAAACGCGCATGACGGAGGATGCGACGCGCTACCCGCTATTTACCGGCACAGCCGACGCTGCGCTTGCGCATGCAGGCCCCTGGTTGGTGGATTTGGCGAGATCGGTGCCTTCTTTTCTTGAAGAGCTGGCCGCATTGGAGCAAGAGAGTCCTTCCGTTACCTGGCTATTTACCGTACAGGACCTTGGTGGCCCGCCGCGCGTGATTATCAGGCCCGGATCAGTGGTTTCCTTGGGTGTTTGCAGGCAAGGATTTTGA
- a CDS encoding Tox-REase-5 domain-containing protein, which produces MFAGKDFDGFQSRLCLLQEAKADYDQFFKASGKFKYDFQENIFLRMELKQATDQSKIVRRNPPASLKWYFQTPYAYEYMEPKLAALGITTYYVP; this is translated from the coding sequence GTGTTTGCAGGCAAGGATTTTGACGGCTTCCAATCCCGTTTATGCTTGTTACAGGAAGCGAAAGCGGATTATGACCAGTTTTTTAAGGCAAGCGGTAAATTTAAATACGATTTTCAAGAAAATATTTTCCTGAGGATGGAATTAAAGCAGGCCACGGACCAGTCAAAGATTGTCAGGCGTAACCCGCCGGCCTCGCTGAAATGGTATTTCCAAACGCCCTATGCTTACGAATATATGGAACCCAAATTAGCTGCGTTGGGGATTACTACCTACTACGTCCCATAA